A stretch of Stenotrophomonas indicatrix DNA encodes these proteins:
- a CDS encoding flavohemoglobin expression-modulating QEGLA motif protein, whose translation MEPTATLDRDVAHHAALDARLVEAVGGIRLLGLTSWPATLQAPFLDSVARGRPTLPVVDYPKLDFSDERRALAALAAECDESHPLGHYVRQSAQSWDLAAQLLEGLGTAAVDACSMQLFGSPEQPLPGNGPSTRDAARHFIQIAAELDHELLAPEEQVPVSAIALQLQLQNDLDAFFESRIIQVQLDPELVSKAAAGPTRIRLRTSARFSAYDRAQLFHHEALVHSLTALNGRAQPVLPSLALSSPRVTATQEGLATFAEQITGSIDIERLKRISLRTEAIAMAREGADFIEVFRYFCDAGQNPEESFASAQRVFRGVPPSGGLAFTKDTVYLRGLVSVHTFFRHMLAEDRLQVCRWLFAGKMSLTDAIAFAPLFESGVLKPPRWLPHWMSRANGLAGMLAFSLFANRIRMDQLAPE comes from the coding sequence ATGGAACCGACCGCGACGCTGGACCGTGACGTGGCCCACCATGCAGCGCTCGATGCGCGCCTGGTCGAGGCCGTAGGAGGCATCCGCCTGCTGGGCCTGACCAGCTGGCCGGCGACACTGCAGGCACCCTTCCTGGACAGCGTGGCCCGTGGCCGGCCGACGCTGCCGGTGGTCGACTACCCGAAGCTGGACTTCAGCGACGAGCGTCGCGCGCTGGCCGCGCTCGCTGCCGAGTGTGACGAAAGCCATCCGCTGGGCCATTACGTGCGGCAATCCGCGCAGAGCTGGGATCTGGCAGCGCAGCTGCTGGAAGGCCTCGGTACCGCGGCCGTGGATGCCTGTTCGATGCAGTTGTTCGGGTCACCCGAGCAGCCTTTGCCGGGCAACGGACCGAGCACGCGCGATGCGGCGCGCCACTTCATCCAGATTGCTGCCGAACTGGATCACGAGCTGCTGGCACCGGAAGAGCAGGTGCCGGTCTCGGCCATCGCCCTGCAGCTGCAGCTGCAGAATGATCTCGATGCGTTCTTTGAATCACGCATCATCCAGGTGCAGCTGGACCCGGAGCTGGTCTCGAAGGCGGCTGCCGGACCGACCCGCATCCGCCTGCGCACCAGTGCGCGTTTCAGCGCCTACGATCGCGCGCAGTTGTTCCATCATGAAGCGCTGGTGCATTCGTTGACGGCGTTGAACGGTCGCGCGCAGCCGGTGCTGCCGAGCCTGGCGCTGTCCTCGCCACGGGTGACGGCCACCCAGGAAGGACTGGCGACGTTTGCCGAGCAGATCACCGGCAGCATCGACATCGAGCGCCTGAAGCGCATCAGCCTGCGAACCGAGGCGATCGCGATGGCGCGCGAAGGTGCGGACTTCATCGAGGTGTTCCGCTACTTCTGCGATGCCGGGCAGAACCCGGAAGAGAGCTTCGCCTCGGCGCAGCGGGTGTTCCGCGGAGTGCCGCCAAGTGGCGGCCTGGCCTTCACCAAGGACACGGTGTACCTGCGCGGGCTGGTGTCGGTGCATACCTTCTTCCGCCACATGCTGGCCGAGGATCGCCTGCAGGTCTGCCGCTGGTTGTTCGCCGGCAAGATGAGCCTGACCGATGCGATTGCGTTCGCCCCGCTGTTCGAATCGGGTGTGCTGAAGCCACCGCGCTGGCTGCCGCACTGGATGAGCCGGGCCAACGGCCTGGCTGGCATGCTGGCGTTCTCGCTGTTCGCCAACCGCATCCGGATGGACCAGCTGGCGCCGGAATGA
- the rsgA gene encoding ribosome small subunit-dependent GTPase A — MTHTPDFTALQTIGWPWPGPPQQADWQAVMAAHPQAHPARVIEQHRTHYVVADGPEASIKAESLPEWQRPRFPSHERPAVGDWVLLDGIRIVALLPRRTAIKRGAAGEHYHQQVIAANIDTVFIVCGLDADFNPRRIERYLLLVGGGGAEPVVVLTKADQTEYSEDALAVLEELEMQGIALHAINGLDADSVAVLEPWLGPGRTVVLVGSSGAGKSTLTNTLLGEQRMKTNTVRANDSRGRHTTTHRALMPLPMGACLIDTPGMRELKPTGEETLAEGGFADIEALAAQCRFRDCMHQQEPGCAVRAAIDAGEIEESRLLNYFKLKEEVAAAAAKLAVRQAETAQERGGRKGKSQQFRPAGKPRRR, encoded by the coding sequence ATGACCCATACCCCCGATTTCACCGCTCTGCAGACCATTGGCTGGCCCTGGCCGGGCCCGCCGCAGCAGGCCGACTGGCAGGCTGTGATGGCCGCACACCCGCAGGCCCACCCGGCGCGGGTGATCGAGCAGCATCGCACCCACTATGTGGTGGCTGATGGCCCGGAGGCATCGATCAAGGCCGAATCGCTGCCGGAGTGGCAGCGCCCGCGCTTCCCCAGCCACGAACGGCCGGCGGTGGGCGACTGGGTGCTGCTGGATGGCATCCGCATCGTTGCCCTGTTGCCGCGACGTACCGCCATCAAACGTGGCGCTGCCGGTGAGCATTACCACCAGCAGGTGATCGCCGCCAACATCGATACCGTCTTCATCGTCTGTGGCCTGGATGCGGACTTCAATCCGCGTCGTATTGAACGCTACCTGCTGCTGGTGGGCGGTGGCGGTGCCGAACCGGTGGTGGTGCTGACCAAGGCCGACCAGACCGAGTACAGCGAAGATGCGCTGGCGGTGCTGGAAGAACTGGAGATGCAGGGCATCGCCCTGCACGCGATCAATGGCCTGGATGCCGACAGTGTTGCAGTGCTGGAGCCGTGGTTGGGCCCCGGCCGCACGGTGGTGCTGGTGGGTTCTTCCGGTGCGGGCAAGTCGACGCTGACCAACACGCTGTTGGGCGAGCAGCGGATGAAGACCAATACGGTGCGCGCCAACGATTCGCGCGGCCGCCATACCACCACCCACCGCGCACTGATGCCACTGCCGATGGGCGCCTGCCTGATCGATACGCCGGGCATGCGCGAACTGAAGCCGACCGGCGAAGAAACGCTGGCCGAAGGCGGTTTCGCCGACATCGAAGCGCTGGCCGCGCAGTGCCGCTTCCGCGACTGCATGCACCAGCAGGAACCCGGCTGTGCCGTGCGTGCGGCGATCGATGCCGGCGAGATCGAAGAGAGCCGGCTGCTGAACTACTTCAAGTTGAAGGAAGAAGTGGCCGCCGCCGCCGCCAAGCTGGCCGTGCGCCAGGCCGAGACCGCGCAGGAACGCGGTGGCAGGAAGGGAAAGAGCCAGCAGTTCCGCCCGGCGGGCAAACCGCGCCGGCGTTGA
- a CDS encoding class I SAM-dependent methyltransferase — MDGTPRNGTPLPCSPLDAGQARLIAESFRPMQAWGSRRDYYYTRGKLGSDPLYDGVLQHLPDDGQPVLDLGCGLGLFAHVLRQRGRQQGYLGVDVDSDKIARAQRAGSGLADVRFDCLDVQAPLPAHGGHVLLLDVLQYLDEAPQLELLRAVSARVAPGGRLLLRTPLATGDRRDRTTRVADRLAWLVGWMGTQPRHYPDPQRLQATLAAAGMQVAPLRPLHGRTPFNSWLLVAERL; from the coding sequence ATGGACGGCACGCCACGGAACGGCACGCCCCTGCCCTGCTCGCCGCTGGATGCCGGGCAGGCGCGCCTGATCGCCGAGTCCTTCCGGCCGATGCAGGCCTGGGGCAGCCGCCGCGATTACTACTACACGCGCGGCAAGCTGGGCAGCGACCCGCTGTATGACGGCGTGCTGCAGCACCTTCCCGATGACGGCCAGCCGGTGCTCGACCTGGGCTGCGGGCTGGGCCTGTTCGCGCATGTGCTGCGCCAGCGCGGTCGCCAGCAGGGGTACCTCGGGGTGGACGTGGACAGCGACAAGATCGCCCGTGCGCAGCGCGCCGGCAGCGGCCTGGCCGACGTACGGTTCGACTGTCTGGATGTGCAGGCGCCGTTGCCGGCGCATGGTGGGCATGTGCTGCTGCTGGATGTGCTGCAGTACCTGGACGAAGCGCCGCAACTGGAGCTGCTGCGCGCGGTGAGCGCGCGGGTCGCGCCCGGTGGCCGCCTGCTGCTGCGCACACCGCTGGCGACCGGCGACCGCCGCGACCGCACCACGCGGGTGGCTGACCGCCTTGCCTGGCTGGTCGGCTGGATGGGCACGCAACCGCGCCACTACCCGGATCCGCAGCGGCTGCAGGCCACGCTGGCGGCTGCCGGCATGCAGGTGGCTCCGTTGCGTCCGCTGCATGGGCGCACGCCGTTCAACAGCTGGTTGCTGGTGGCCGAGCGCTTATAG
- a CDS encoding SGNH/GDSL hydrolase family protein yields the protein MGLSYLALGDSYTIGEAVAVDGRWPHQLAAALRAQGIALGDPQTIATTGWTTDELDAGINDVAPQGPFDFVSLLIGVNNQYRGRPLDEYQVQFQALLQRAIGFAGGRADRVLVLSFPDWGTTPYGAGSGRDLGQIELETDEFNAAAEVISTQQGVAFVDITDISRDTGADPAMIAEDGLHPSARMYALWSARALPVAAHLLGRTD from the coding sequence ATGGGCTTGTCGTATCTGGCCCTGGGCGATTCCTACACCATCGGTGAAGCGGTCGCGGTCGACGGCCGCTGGCCGCATCAGCTCGCCGCCGCCCTGCGCGCGCAGGGCATCGCGCTGGGCGACCCGCAGACCATCGCCACCACCGGCTGGACCACCGACGAGCTCGACGCCGGCATCAACGACGTTGCGCCGCAAGGGCCGTTCGACTTCGTCAGCCTGCTGATCGGCGTCAACAACCAGTATCGCGGGCGTCCGCTGGACGAGTACCAGGTGCAGTTCCAAGCCCTGCTGCAGCGCGCGATTGGTTTTGCCGGCGGCCGTGCGGACCGGGTCCTGGTGCTGTCCTTCCCGGACTGGGGCACCACGCCGTACGGTGCAGGCAGCGGTCGCGACCTGGGCCAGATCGAACTGGAAACCGACGAGTTCAACGCTGCCGCCGAGGTGATCAGCACCCAGCAGGGCGTGGCCTTCGTCGATATCACCGATATCAGCCGCGACACCGGCGCTGACCCGGCGATGATCGCCGAGGATGGCCTGCACCCGTCCGCACGGATGTACGCGCTGTGGAGCGCGCGTGCGCTGCCGGTGGCCGCACACCTGTTGGGCAGGACGGACTGA
- a CDS encoding pyridoxal phosphate-dependent aminotransferase, producing MSTPSPKPLVIRERLSEVRYEIRGELARRARELEAQGHKLIKLNIGNPGAFGFRAPEHLQRAIADDMGRTDPYTHQQGLPVAREAIAAAYARRGAPDAHPDRVFVGNGVSELIDLSLRALLNPGDEVLVPSPDYPLWSASTILNDGRPVYYRCAAENGFQPDPSEIETLVSSRTRAIVLINPNNPSGASYPRELLEQVVEIARRHNLLLLVDEIYDQILYDDAVFQPVAPLAGDHPCLTFGGLSKVHRACGWRVGWAHLSGDDARLGDFRAALDLLGALRLCANVPGQYAIDAAVNGPDTISELCAPGGRLYETRRAVIEACEASEHLSLVAPAGALYAFPAVVGAAAKGFDDHNFALDLMNNDGVLVVPGSSFNVPYRHHFRVTLLPEASVMRDVFARIDRALARRAEDATKVVPMKPRRSVA from the coding sequence ATGTCCACTCCCTCGCCCAAACCCCTGGTCATCCGCGAGCGCCTTTCCGAAGTGCGCTACGAAATCCGCGGAGAACTGGCACGGCGAGCCCGGGAGCTGGAAGCGCAGGGCCACAAGCTGATCAAGCTCAACATCGGCAATCCCGGCGCTTTCGGCTTCCGTGCACCGGAACACCTGCAGCGCGCGATCGCCGATGACATGGGTCGCACCGATCCGTATACCCACCAGCAGGGCTTGCCGGTCGCCCGCGAGGCCATCGCCGCCGCCTACGCCCGCCGTGGCGCACCGGATGCCCATCCGGACCGCGTGTTCGTCGGCAACGGTGTCAGCGAGCTGATCGACCTGTCGCTGCGTGCGCTGCTCAACCCGGGCGATGAAGTGCTGGTGCCCTCGCCGGACTACCCGCTGTGGTCGGCCTCGACCATCCTCAACGATGGCCGCCCGGTGTATTACCGCTGCGCCGCCGAGAACGGCTTCCAGCCGGACCCGAGCGAGATCGAGACGCTGGTGTCCTCGCGCACCCGCGCCATCGTGCTGATCAATCCGAACAACCCCAGCGGTGCCAGCTACCCGCGCGAGCTGCTGGAGCAGGTGGTGGAGATCGCGCGCCGCCACAACCTGCTGCTGCTGGTCGATGAGATCTACGACCAGATCCTGTACGACGACGCGGTGTTCCAGCCGGTCGCACCGCTGGCCGGTGACCATCCCTGCCTGACCTTCGGCGGCCTGAGCAAGGTGCACCGCGCCTGCGGCTGGCGGGTGGGCTGGGCGCACCTCAGCGGCGACGACGCGCGGCTGGGCGACTTCCGCGCCGCGCTGGACCTGCTGGGCGCGCTGCGCCTGTGCGCCAACGTGCCGGGCCAGTACGCCATCGACGCCGCAGTGAACGGTCCGGACACCATTTCGGAGCTGTGCGCACCGGGTGGCCGCCTGTATGAAACCCGTCGTGCGGTGATCGAAGCCTGCGAGGCCAGCGAGCACCTGTCGCTGGTTGCCCCCGCCGGCGCGCTGTATGCGTTCCCGGCCGTGGTCGGTGCCGCTGCCAAGGGCTTCGACGATCATAATTTCGCGCTGGACCTGATGAACAACGACGGCGTGCTGGTGGTGCCGGGCTCGAGCTTCAACGTGCCTTACCGCCATCACTTCCGCGTGACCCTGCTGCCGGAGGCGTCGGTGATGCGCGACGTGTTCGCCCGTATCGACCGCGCCCTCGCCCGCCGTGCCGAAGACGCCACCAAGGTGGTGCCGATGAAGCCCCGCCGGTCGGTGGCTTGA